Part of the Anopheles gambiae chromosome 3, idAnoGambNW_F1_1, whole genome shotgun sequence genome is shown below.
GACGAGCACACCGGAGACATCAAGAGCCAGCACGAAACTCGCCACGGAGACGAAGTCCATGGACAGTACTCGCTGTTGGACTCCGACGGTCACCAGCGCATCGTCGACTACCATGCTGATCATCACACCGGATTCAACGCCGTCGTGCGCCGTGAGCCCTCGGCTGTGAAGATCGCTCAGCCCGTGCACAAGGTGATCGCCCAGCCCGTGCATGTGTCCAGCTATGCCCATGCTCCAGTAGCTCACGCCACTGTCCAGCACCACCATGCTGCCCCGATCGCGCACTACTCCGCACCGATCGCGCACCACGCTGCTCCGATCGCGCACTATGCTGCCTCGATCGCGCACCACGCTGCTCCGATCGCGCACTCAACCTCCAGCATCGTCCATGGACCGAGCCATCTGAGCCATCATCATTACTAAGAATAATTCTAGTGGTGTAGTAAGGACTTCAGTTACAAAACAGATAGTTTATaaaagcataaataaaaagCGATTAAAAATTATAGCTGTGTCTTACTTATTTAGATGTCCACTCGAGACTATTATTCATTTGGCTAGATACACATTTataatcaaattattaatagtatcattatcatcatcgtaTCCCTTGGTCGTAGACCTGGTTTTTAGACACGACGTTTTACTAGCTCCTTTTTACTGTATATTTGTATAGTTACGTTTGACtgcagtctttccccgagttacgcgaataattcGGTCTAGGGATATTCGAATAAATTGGATTTTCGTGGAAGTCAAATATCACGttttcagccaaaatataaatggagaaaaaatgttattaaatttaataatttcatGTTCATTACTACTTATTTCTGTTTGTTGTTCATGCAGTCCCTGAAGAAAATTCGTTTAGTTCTGTGTttttagcaatttttaactttTAGCAAAActgcaatttatttgaatttggcAATTGTTGGAGGAAATAATACCAATTTGACGTATGAAGTGTTAATACTTAGCGTAACTCGAATCGCTTAGCTCGAGTATCGCGTAACTCACGGAAAGACTGTAGTTATTTTTAAACACCGCTGTGAACATCAGCGAATCAGCTGCTAATGTTCTGTTAATGTTCTATGTCTACAGCTTGGGTAAATATCAACGggcaatttcatttttttgacactgattaaatgttaaattgCTGTAGATATTTCCGTGTTGTGTCTATTACAATTTTCGATTTGTACCATAACATTCCataatgattgttttgtgcACGGTCTGGACAGCTCgcaattattcaacaaaaaatgtacaatTTATAATCACGACACGACAAAGGCCTCAAAAGGATTATATTTCTACAACGTAATTGATAAACAAAAAGGTTATAGAGGCATATAGTATGTTTGCAGTGTCTcatgtttagtttagtttagtttagtttagtttattaatcgatggactatgaagccctctcgagtcaaaatttgtttacaatacacattagataacgaacagaacatttacatattgttattgttgaacgCATTCCGAACACTTAAAAGCGAAGTCAGTTCCGTTATCGTCATTCCAGGCTCGTAAATATCGTCAGCTGAATTTAAAAGACGGCACATACAAAGAAGGGGGTTGCGAGAGCCAAATGTTGTTCGGGTTTCAGCGACTGCCAGCATTGGTCGGCGACGAAGTATTCTGGCAGGAACATAGAGGTGAATCCTTGAAAGCAGCTCGGGACAGTCAATGGTTCCGTTTAAGATTCCCGTGATAAATGCCAGTCTGGCGTGCTCAACACGTTCGGCGAGAGGCGGGatcccaagcagcaaacaccTAGTTCTGTAGTCGAGACGACGCGGCCAATCACGAAGGGCGAAGCGCGTTGCCTTCCGTTGGATGGACTCAAGCCCGAGTAGATGCTGGCCACCAAacaatgctagcatattcCAGCAGTGGTCTGATAAGTGCGCAGTACAGTGTCTTGAAACACATAGGATCACGAAGCTCGCGCGTCATGTTTATGACCAAGCCAAGTAGACGATTGCCACTAGCGACTACTTGGTCTATCTGTTCTTCGAAGGAGAGTTTAGCATCTAGAAGGACTCCTAGATCCTTTACACAGTTCACTATTTCGAGGTTCTGACTATCAAGCGTATAATTAAACAGCGCTGGAGCTCTTGAACGGCTGAATGAGATTATGGCACATTTATCGATACAGATGCTTAGTGCGTTACGCTTGCACCAGGAGAAAAATTCAGTCAAATTGGCTTGAAGTTGAAGATGGTCCTCGGACTCACGGATTTCACGATAGATTTTAGCATCATCTGCGTAGAATATGCAACTATTATCCGGGAGTGCCGTGCACAAGTCGTTTATGTAGAGCAGAAACAACAGAGGCcccaggttgctgccctggGGTACGCCGGAAGAGGCACCGATAGATTTAGATTGGTGGGAGCCCATTCTAACTGCATATGAACAACCACATAAATACGATTTCATCCACTTTACCAGGGGTGGTGATAATCCAAGTCTATCAAGTTTTGCCAGAAGAATGTTGTGGGACACACTGTCAAAAGCCGCCTTAATGTCCGTGTAAATGGCATACACCTGTATACCATCATCAATGGACTTATAACAGCCGCTAACGAATTGCATCAGATTTGTCGTAGTTGATCTCTTAGGCATGAATCCATGTTGGTTGGTGCTGATGTATTTGCCGGCAGATGCTATTAATGGTTCATAGATGAGGAGCTCGAACACTTTGGCGCAGGCAGCTAAAGAGGTAATACCTCGATAGTTCACTGCTTCGTTTTTGCTGCCCTTTTTGTGGATGGGTGTTAGCCATGAGACCTTCCACAGTGATGGAAAGGTTCCTGTGCGCAGAGATTCGTTAAAAATTTTAGTTAAAACAGGAGCTACCGATACGGCACAACGCTTGAGAATTGTCGCTGGGATACCATCTGGCCCCTCGGAGTATGACGATTTGAGACGCTCGATTTTTTGGGTAACAAGGGTCTCGGTGACGATAGGTAGCGTGACATGAATTGCATCTGCCGGAGTGTTCACGAATGCGGAAGCAACAGCCTCCGGATTTGTGATGTTAGAAATGAAGCTATCCTCGAAATGCGTGGCGAACAGTTCACAAATATCTAATGGCGACCGTCGGTTCTTCTGCTAATTTCTATAAAAGTTTTTACGTTTtattgataaaataaataaatacaacctGGTGATCATCagtattatatagacatgttcagcgagtggTAGTtttgttcaggcatataataaaCTCTtacagcgagatatagaattgttcggatcggaagtaggcgttgacatgttcggcTATATTGTATAGCTGTCTCTTTCGTACCCTTTGGACTGCAGCTtagatcattctcatcagtaGGTAAACAAACGATTCAAACAAATGTTCTGGTTTCAACATATTTTTGCATTGAAAAGCTTGGGAATTGATTATGTGCTACTTTTAAGAAATTTAAGAATGCAACATTAAACGCTGTGACGCagggtgtaaacaaaacagtacAGAATCGCCGATCATGTCAACAtatacttccgaacaattctatacctcgctgaaagagtctgttatatgcctgaacaaaACTACAATTCACTGATCATATCTATAAAATCCTCGAAAATCCTGTATTACCCTGCACATGCTTATAGTCACGATTATAACattgtaatttttgtttgtgtatgccGTATCTATTCAGTTGCAACCTGGTAAATAAGATTTTGCtctatatatttttaatttgttatcTACTCACTTTTATAAACTTTGTTTTGACTAGACCTTATCAATTAAGGTTAGGGTTAACTTTAAGTTTAGATTTAGTATCTAAGTATAAATTAGCAATTGTACAGCCCTTGATGGAAA
Proteins encoded:
- the LOC4578124 gene encoding cuticle protein 8, with the translated sequence MRPSTVMESHTEPQRVNNPAPIMAFKFVLFATLVAAASAGLLPVAHHGSIATSHSTIQHHAAPAIHHVGSVHAAPAIYQHSAPAIVKTIAQPTIIKSVEHHAPANYEFSYSVHDEHTGDIKSQHETRHGDEVHGQYSLLDSDGHQRIVDYHADHHTGFNAVVRREPSAVKIAQPVHKVIAQPVHVSSYAHAPVAHATVQHHHAAPIAHYSAPIAHHAAPIAHYAASIAHHAAPIAHSTSSIVHGPSHLSHHHY